Below is a genomic region from Synechococcales cyanobacterium T60_A2020_003.
AGCAAATTCAGGTATGGTCATCCTATGCGTGGAATGATGATCTTTGGATAGAACGGATGTCAACGCAGCAGTTTGTTTTGGCTGTAGTGGACGGGGCGATCGCAGGCTTTGCCAGACTAGAAACGGATGGTCATATCGATCTCTTTTTCATCCACGTCGAGTATCAGGGACGAGGTATTGGTTCCCGACTGTTAACCCATTTGGAAACCTTGGTGTAGAAAGAACACTGTTCAAAACTCTATGCCGAAGTGAGTATTACGGCTCGTCCGTTTTTTGAACATAAGGGATTCCAGGTTATTGAAGAAGAGATGGTGACGCTCAAAGGTGTTTCGTTTCGACGGTATCGCATGGAGAAGTCTTTGTAGGTGAATAGAGCCATGAAAAATAGGATGCACTACGCGATCGCGCAACGCATCCTACCCGGATTGGCTATTCAGATTGATGAAACGGGGATCTATGCAGGATAGATCCGCAGCCGTCGATTGGGTTCATCGCCAAAGCTAGAGGACTTTAAGCGATAGTGCTCCACCAGTTCATGCTGCATCTTGCGAACCTTCGCTGAGCGGGGCAGTAACTCCACAGGTTGTCCCTTGGGAATCACAATCTGTTCGACAGCCAGTCGCGCCTCTTCTAAGGCTTCAATCTCATCTTCATCCCCACTGCGAGCAAAGAGATTGAGATTGACAGTTTCGGATACTCCGGCTTCATCCATGTTGAGCATTCGCTTCAGTGCCCGCAAAATTTGGGGCATGGTGTTCGATTTCACCGCATGGATGGCAAGCTGCCGCGAACTCGCCGTTTGACGCAGCTTGGAATGGTTCTTAATGTGCGATCGCAGCGCCAGTACCGCATCGGCATTATCCAAATCCTTCGTGATCACAATCGGCAGGTTCAACGTCTCTACCACCTGTTCCAACAGATGCCGACTCACCGCATAGGGATAGACCCGCAGCACGTCTTCCCCATTCGGGCCTGTCATTGGTTCATCCACAAAGGCGTTGCGATCGCCGACGGGTATGCTTGCCAACGATGCATCGAGGAGCTGATCAAAGTACTGCTGCTCGTTGGGGACAGACTCCAGATTGCGAGTGGTGGTACTCGTCTCTTTGCGCTCTGTGCGACTCGAAATGTGACTGAGCGGCGTCATTTGTCCCGATTCTCGCCAGCCACCAGAGCGGTAGTCGGGGAGCAATCGCGCCGACACTTTGGGAGAACGGGCGATCGCCATTGGTGGGCTACCATTTTCCTGCTCAATCTCTACAGAGCCGTCGGCGGTCACCGTGCGAATTTGGTACTTGGGCTTGCGTCCCCGCAGCAGACTATCCACGGTTTCAGACACTTCTTCGTGAACGACCCAGCGTTGACGCTCCAGCATCTCGACGGCAATATCAAAGGTCGGCGGTGCTTTCCGTTCCAGCACACTCTTTTGGCTCCCCCGACGACGAGCTTCTTCATCACCCAGCGTTACCGACTGAATGCCGCCAATCAAATCCGAGAGGGTCGGATTCTTAATCAGGTTTTCAATCTGATTGCCGTGGGCGGTTCCCACCA
It encodes:
- a CDS encoding GNAT family N-acetyltransferase — translated: MTIQLRDGTESDLPELQQLFYDTVQQVNSRDYDAEQIQVWSSYAWNDDLWIERMSTQQFVLAVVDGAIAGFARLETDGHIDLFFIHVEYQGRGIGSRLLTHLETLV
- a CDS encoding AAA family ATPase is translated as MNIQPSIHEGSTQENQVNESLPHPVHPVGRFEVTDDLDRLLDVFPPAIRAHLEHHPQRDRLIEVVMDLGRYPEARFPDQAEYLSEIPISREDLDYCIDRVGVFSGDNRAGIERTLHRISAIRNRQGDIIGLTCRVGRAVFGTISMIRDLVETGRSILMLGRPGVGKTTALREIARVLADDLGKRVVIIDTSNEIAGDGDIPHPALGRARRMQVAKPELQHQVMIEAVENHMPEVIVIDEIGTELEALAARTIAERGVQLVGTAHGNQIENLIKNPTLSDLIGGIQSVTLGDEEARRRGSQKSVLERKAPPTFDIAVEMLERQRWVVHEEVSETVDSLLRGRKPKYQIRTVTADGSVEIEQENGSPPMAIARSPKVSARLLPDYRSGGWRESGQMTPLSHISSRTERKETSTTTRNLESVPNEQQYFDQLLDASLASIPVGDRNAFVDEPMTGPNGEDVLRVYPYAVSRHLLEQVVETLNLPIVITKDLDNADAVLALRSHIKNHSKLRQTASSRQLAIHAVKSNTMPQILRALKRMLNMDEAGVSETVNLNLFARSGDEDEIEALEEARLAVEQIVIPKGQPVELLPRSAKVRKMQHELVEHYRLKSSSFGDEPNRRLRIYPA